In Hydra vulgaris chromosome 06, alternate assembly HydraT2T_AEP, a genomic segment contains:
- the LOC100198939 gene encoding kinesin-related protein 7 isoform X3 has translation MENRKEGIEVFEDELRNSLITAGDYETCQRCERMMSEMRKSAIRWLYMEWYKKSVLGLSLPNITQLTPSLIQVLNQNQSSSECDSCQTKFSELIENTLRPLSILTGMKGEPTQANDLSHDNKCNSSKRPIERRSVSPSGSFFVRAAQKLNLTKTQSVQKDKSLSKDKTNPLTKTKNFSTNFSGLLQRNPPQPPPNLFQYGAFRRGDGHGKVKVVLRLVSCKNQEDGIIRAEAKQVFLREPSHNHAANFNSAPKIFSFDQIFSSSTPQKDICANVLTELLTNVVNGNDACLLTYGYPKLGKSRIMIGRDESSDNIGLIPCAISWLYQLIEDRKQRTGARFSICVSAVEVVGKSENINDLLFKESYNNLKNTVQPRFNLPNDRVSAIQLSDFTELRAPNAQRAAYYFDAALASRSKPKISIGDNPDLFINDIEENKNPNLIFTLHVYQYTVDKVGTGEIHGGRSHLHFIDLSGCSRNSRSRDTGQGSWLTLSALSNVVTSLANGAKHIPHRNSKLTTLLREAMGSISTRITIISHVSEDKKKYSETLSTLQVTSHIHRTRNKKSKYSSSSGGDSSCEERKKYHRRCKPVTPLLITEACQSDTIGESEFTSTSAADESCDTVIYLGPSGGCISDGELTDLEHPPIEKENLKKIKGTDNKNLNKLKPFYRNNRFYKSAPLKSSTNLKNSFSEKPIIVNVDLCSSQCSTTKEENSQNSPIKKSNKNQQQKKLSSDAKALDDSLLTCSKFLQTDNVEKFSLANRNCFSENNSPMKIAPVNNTETISSTTLNNKFIPCSSTATLENFERQLVTKIAERIALETEFDPTNEHEHIFGSTHEHNCKVEMDESNESHTFFIDDGLESIGTRLNTSSCYGDLNYDEDFVQSDRIVEKCHKWNKCNDNWDTIVQYNSEDDTDEQTNVKLRSHGFCFNMNVNKDFSNRVPSKGHLCEGLSSGYESMRCESYVNIHDDKETHYNKSERKQEVNPVKCCEQVQMLLKERDKLNKELQLTLNKLVKIDISVDGKVDEYIQDYKASEAADILTKENRILEKKVLLCKSHLLLVSSCDLTNKPKKHFIKSPFKKITKKIRSKLKKN, from the exons ATGGAAAATAGAAAAGAAGGAATTGAGGTGTTTGAAGATGAGCTTAGAAATTCATTAATCACCGCAGGAGATTATGAAACCTGTCAACGATGTGAGCGCATGATGTCTGAGATGAGAAAATCTGCCATAAGATGGCTGTATATGGAGTGGTACAAAAAATCGGTGTTGGGACTGTCATTGCCAAAT ATAACTCAATTAACTCCATCTCTGATACAAGTTCTCAATCAAAATCAATCAAGCAGTGAATGCGATTCTTGTCAAACGAAATTCAGTGAACTTATTGAAAATACTTTAAGACCATTATCAATTTTAACTGGGATGAAAGGCGAACCAACACAAGCTAATGACTTGAGCCATGACAACAAGTGTAACTCGAGTAAAAGGCCAATAGAACGAAGATCCGTTTCTCCGTCTGGCTCTTTTTTTGTAAG aGCTGCtcaaaaactaaacttaacAAAAACGCAAAGCGTTCAAAAAGATAAAAGCCTGTCAAAAGATAAAACCAATCCGTTGACTAAGACAAAAAATTTCTCAACTAACTTCAGTGGTTTGTTGCAACGAAACCCACCTCAACCTCCTCCAAATTTGTTTCAATATGGAGCATTCCGACGAGGAGATGGCCATGgaaaa GTGAAGGTTGTTCTTCGACTTGTAAGCTGTAAAAATCAAGAAGATGGAATTATTAGGGCAGAAGCTAAACAAGTATTTTTGAGGGAGCCTTCTCACAATCATGCTGCAAATTTTAATTCGGCTCCCAAAATATTTTCCTTTGATCAAATATTCAGCAGCTCTACCCCACAAAAAGATATTTGTGCAAATGTATTAACAGAGTTACTTACTAATGTTGTAAATGGTAATGATGCTTGCTTGTTAACCTATGGCTATCCAAAATTGG gGAAAAGTAGAATTATGATAGGTCGAGATGAGTCTTCTGATAACATTGGTTTAATACCTTGTGCTATTTCATGGTTGTATCAATTAATTGAAGATAGAAAACAAAG aacAGGTGCCAGATTTTCTATTTGCGTGTCTGCTGTTGAAGTTGTTGGAAAATCAGAAAACATCAATGATctactttttaaagaaa gttataataacttaaaaaatactgtTCAACCAAGGTTTAATCTACCTAATGATCGTGTCTCTGCTATTCAG ctatCTGACTTTACAGAGCTTCGTGCTCCAAATGCACAGCGAGCTGCCTATTACTTTGATGCTGCCCTTGCCTCACGTTCTAAGCCTAAGATTTCTATTGGCGATAACCCAGACCTTTTTATCAATGATATTGAGGAAAATAAAAATCCAAATCTAATATTTACCTTGCATGTGTATCAATATACTGTTGATAAAGTTGGAACTGGAGAAA TTCATGGTGGAAGGTCGCATCTGCACTTTATTGATTTGTCTGGCTGTAGTAGAAACAGCCGTAGTCGAGATACAGGTCAAGGTTCTTGGTTAACACTATCAGCACTTAGCAATGTAGTTACATCACTTGCAAATGGTGCAAAACATATTCCTCACAGAAACAGTAAGTTAACAACTCTTCTTAGGGAAGCTATGGGTTCTATTTCAACAAGAATTACAATCATAAGCCATGTTTCtgaggataaaaaaaaatattcagaaacaTTATCTACATTACAAGTAACTTCCCATATTCATCGAACTCGTAATAAGAAAAGCAAG tactCAAGCTCATCTGGTGGAGATAGTTCTtgtgaagaaagaaaaaagtatcACAGGCGGTGTAAACCAGTAACCCCTTTACTGATAACTGAAGCCTGCCAATCTGATACTATAGGGGAGTCAGAATTTACTTCAACAAGCGCTGCGGATGAATCATGTGACACTGTAATTTACTTAGGGCCTTCAGGAGGATGTATTAGTGATGGGGAGCTTACAGATCTTGAACATCCCCCTATTgaaaaggaaaatttaaaaaaaattaaaggaacagataataaaaacttaaacaaattaaaaccattttacagaaacaatagattttataaATCTGCTCCTTTGAAGTCatctacaaatttaaaaaatagtttttctgaAAAACCAATAATAGTAAATGTTGACCTATGTAGTTCTCAATGCTCAACAACAAAAGAAGAAAATTCACAAAACTCAcccataaaaaaatcaaacaaaaaccaacaacaaaaaaagttatcgTCAGATGCAAAAGCTCTCGATGATTCTTTACTTacttgttcaaaatttttacaaacagACAATGTTGAAAAATTCAGTTTAGCAAATAGAAATTGTTTTAGTGAAAATAACTCTCCCATGAAAATAGCTCCAGTTAATAACACTGAAACAATTTCATctacaactttaaataataaatttatccCTTGCTCTAGTACAGCCACTTTAGAAAACTTTGAAAGACAATTGGTAACAAAGATTGCAGAGAGAATCGCTCTTGAAACAGAGTTTGACCCCACAAATGAACATGAACACATTTTTGGCTCCACACATGAACATAATTGCAAAGTTGAAATGGATGAAAGTAATGAAAGTCACACGTTTTTTATTGATGACGGTCTAGAAAGTATTGGGACAAGACTAAATACAAGTTCATGTTACGGTGACCTGAATTACGATGAAGATTTTGTACAGTCTGATAGAATAGTTGAGAAATGTCATAAATGGAACAAGTGCAATGATAATTGGGATACTATTGTTCAATATAATAGTGAAGATGATACTGATGAACAAACCAACGTGAAATTAAG atCACATGGTTTTTGCTTTAACATGAatgttaataaagatttttcaaatagAGTTCCATCGAAAG gtCATTTATGCGAGGGATTAAGCAGTGGTTACGAAAGTATGAGATGTGAAAGCTATGTGAACATACACGACGATAAAGAAACTCATTATAACAAGAGTGAAAGAAAACAAG aagtaaATCCGGTGAAGTGCTGCGAACAAGTTCAAATGCTCTTGAAGGAAAGGGACAAACTTAATAAGGAATTgcaattaactttaaacaaactTGTCAAGATTGATATTTCGGTTGACGGCAAAGTTGACG aatACATACAAGATTATAAAGCTAGTGAAGCAGCtgatattttaactaaagaaaATCGAATTTTGGAGAAAAAAGTGTTATTGTGCAAATCTCACCTTCTCTTAGTCTCATCATGTGATCTAACAAATAAgcctaaaaaacattttattaaaagcccatttaaaaaaataacgaaaaaGATCCGGtcgaaattaaagaaaaattag
- the LOC100198939 gene encoding kinesin-like protein GA13060 isoform X4, whose product MKGEPTQANDLSHDNKCNSSKRPIERRSVSPSGSFFVRAAQKLNLTKTQSVQKDKSLSKDKTNPLTKTKNFSTNFSGLLQRNPPQPPPNLFQYGAFRRGDGHGKVKVVLRLVSCKNQEDGIIRAEAKQVFLREPSHNHAANFNSAPKIFSFDQIFSSSTPQKDICANVLTELLTNVVNGNDACLLTYGYPKLGKSRIMIGRDESSDNIGLIPCAISWLYQLIEDRKQRTGARFSICVSAVEVVGKSENINDLLFKESYNNLKNTVQPRFNLPNDRVSAIQLSDFTELRAPNAQRAAYYFDAALASRSKPKISIGDNPDLFINDIEENKNPNLIFTLHVYQYTVDKVGTGEIHGGRSHLHFIDLSGCSRNSRSRDTGQGSWLTLSALSNVVTSLANGAKHIPHRNSKLTTLLREAMGSISTRITIISHVSEDKKKYSETLSTLQVTSHIHRTRNKKSKYSSSSGGDSSCEERKKYHRRCKPVTPLLITEACQSDTIGESEFTSTSAADESCDTVIYLGPSGGCISDGELTDLEHPPIEKENLKKIKGTDNKNLNKLKPFYRNNRFYKSAPLKSSTNLKNSFSEKPIIVNVDLCSSQCSTTKEENSQNSPIKKSNKNQQQKKLSSDAKALDDSLLTCSKFLQTDNVEKFSLANRNCFSENNSPMKIAPVNNTETISSTTLNNKFIPCSSTATLENFERQLVTKIAERIALETEFDPTNEHEHIFGSTHEHNCKVEMDESNESHTFFIDDGLESIGTRLNTSSCYGDLNYDEDFVQSDRIVEKCHKWNKCNDNWDTIVQYNSEDDTDEQTNVKLRSHGFCFNMNVNKDFSNRVPSKGHLCEGLSSGYESMRCESYVNIHDDKETHYNKSERKQEVNPVKCCEQVQMLLKERDKLNKELQLTLNKLVKIDISVDGKVDEYIQDYKASEAADILTKENRILEKKVLLCKSHLLLVSSCDLTNKPKKHFIKSPFKKITKKIRSKLKKN is encoded by the exons ATGAAAGGCGAACCAACACAAGCTAATGACTTGAGCCATGACAACAAGTGTAACTCGAGTAAAAGGCCAATAGAACGAAGATCCGTTTCTCCGTCTGGCTCTTTTTTTGTAAG aGCTGCtcaaaaactaaacttaacAAAAACGCAAAGCGTTCAAAAAGATAAAAGCCTGTCAAAAGATAAAACCAATCCGTTGACTAAGACAAAAAATTTCTCAACTAACTTCAGTGGTTTGTTGCAACGAAACCCACCTCAACCTCCTCCAAATTTGTTTCAATATGGAGCATTCCGACGAGGAGATGGCCATGgaaaa GTGAAGGTTGTTCTTCGACTTGTAAGCTGTAAAAATCAAGAAGATGGAATTATTAGGGCAGAAGCTAAACAAGTATTTTTGAGGGAGCCTTCTCACAATCATGCTGCAAATTTTAATTCGGCTCCCAAAATATTTTCCTTTGATCAAATATTCAGCAGCTCTACCCCACAAAAAGATATTTGTGCAAATGTATTAACAGAGTTACTTACTAATGTTGTAAATGGTAATGATGCTTGCTTGTTAACCTATGGCTATCCAAAATTGG gGAAAAGTAGAATTATGATAGGTCGAGATGAGTCTTCTGATAACATTGGTTTAATACCTTGTGCTATTTCATGGTTGTATCAATTAATTGAAGATAGAAAACAAAG aacAGGTGCCAGATTTTCTATTTGCGTGTCTGCTGTTGAAGTTGTTGGAAAATCAGAAAACATCAATGATctactttttaaagaaa gttataataacttaaaaaatactgtTCAACCAAGGTTTAATCTACCTAATGATCGTGTCTCTGCTATTCAG ctatCTGACTTTACAGAGCTTCGTGCTCCAAATGCACAGCGAGCTGCCTATTACTTTGATGCTGCCCTTGCCTCACGTTCTAAGCCTAAGATTTCTATTGGCGATAACCCAGACCTTTTTATCAATGATATTGAGGAAAATAAAAATCCAAATCTAATATTTACCTTGCATGTGTATCAATATACTGTTGATAAAGTTGGAACTGGAGAAA TTCATGGTGGAAGGTCGCATCTGCACTTTATTGATTTGTCTGGCTGTAGTAGAAACAGCCGTAGTCGAGATACAGGTCAAGGTTCTTGGTTAACACTATCAGCACTTAGCAATGTAGTTACATCACTTGCAAATGGTGCAAAACATATTCCTCACAGAAACAGTAAGTTAACAACTCTTCTTAGGGAAGCTATGGGTTCTATTTCAACAAGAATTACAATCATAAGCCATGTTTCtgaggataaaaaaaaatattcagaaacaTTATCTACATTACAAGTAACTTCCCATATTCATCGAACTCGTAATAAGAAAAGCAAG tactCAAGCTCATCTGGTGGAGATAGTTCTtgtgaagaaagaaaaaagtatcACAGGCGGTGTAAACCAGTAACCCCTTTACTGATAACTGAAGCCTGCCAATCTGATACTATAGGGGAGTCAGAATTTACTTCAACAAGCGCTGCGGATGAATCATGTGACACTGTAATTTACTTAGGGCCTTCAGGAGGATGTATTAGTGATGGGGAGCTTACAGATCTTGAACATCCCCCTATTgaaaaggaaaatttaaaaaaaattaaaggaacagataataaaaacttaaacaaattaaaaccattttacagaaacaatagattttataaATCTGCTCCTTTGAAGTCatctacaaatttaaaaaatagtttttctgaAAAACCAATAATAGTAAATGTTGACCTATGTAGTTCTCAATGCTCAACAACAAAAGAAGAAAATTCACAAAACTCAcccataaaaaaatcaaacaaaaaccaacaacaaaaaaagttatcgTCAGATGCAAAAGCTCTCGATGATTCTTTACTTacttgttcaaaatttttacaaacagACAATGTTGAAAAATTCAGTTTAGCAAATAGAAATTGTTTTAGTGAAAATAACTCTCCCATGAAAATAGCTCCAGTTAATAACACTGAAACAATTTCATctacaactttaaataataaatttatccCTTGCTCTAGTACAGCCACTTTAGAAAACTTTGAAAGACAATTGGTAACAAAGATTGCAGAGAGAATCGCTCTTGAAACAGAGTTTGACCCCACAAATGAACATGAACACATTTTTGGCTCCACACATGAACATAATTGCAAAGTTGAAATGGATGAAAGTAATGAAAGTCACACGTTTTTTATTGATGACGGTCTAGAAAGTATTGGGACAAGACTAAATACAAGTTCATGTTACGGTGACCTGAATTACGATGAAGATTTTGTACAGTCTGATAGAATAGTTGAGAAATGTCATAAATGGAACAAGTGCAATGATAATTGGGATACTATTGTTCAATATAATAGTGAAGATGATACTGATGAACAAACCAACGTGAAATTAAG atCACATGGTTTTTGCTTTAACATGAatgttaataaagatttttcaaatagAGTTCCATCGAAAG gtCATTTATGCGAGGGATTAAGCAGTGGTTACGAAAGTATGAGATGTGAAAGCTATGTGAACATACACGACGATAAAGAAACTCATTATAACAAGAGTGAAAGAAAACAAG aagtaaATCCGGTGAAGTGCTGCGAACAAGTTCAAATGCTCTTGAAGGAAAGGGACAAACTTAATAAGGAATTgcaattaactttaaacaaactTGTCAAGATTGATATTTCGGTTGACGGCAAAGTTGACG aatACATACAAGATTATAAAGCTAGTGAAGCAGCtgatattttaactaaagaaaATCGAATTTTGGAGAAAAAAGTGTTATTGTGCAAATCTCACCTTCTCTTAGTCTCATCATGTGATCTAACAAATAAgcctaaaaaacattttattaaaagcccatttaaaaaaataacgaaaaaGATCCGGtcgaaattaaagaaaaattag
- the LOC100198939 gene encoding kinesin-like protein GA13060 isoform X5, translating into MSGLHFLNTKKSNFEPYYLLLTLKVKVVLRLVSCKNQEDGIIRAEAKQVFLREPSHNHAANFNSAPKIFSFDQIFSSSTPQKDICANVLTELLTNVVNGNDACLLTYGYPKLGKSRIMIGRDESSDNIGLIPCAISWLYQLIEDRKQRTGARFSICVSAVEVVGKSENINDLLFKESYNNLKNTVQPRFNLPNDRVSAIQLSDFTELRAPNAQRAAYYFDAALASRSKPKISIGDNPDLFINDIEENKNPNLIFTLHVYQYTVDKVGTGEIHGGRSHLHFIDLSGCSRNSRSRDTGQGSWLTLSALSNVVTSLANGAKHIPHRNSKLTTLLREAMGSISTRITIISHVSEDKKKYSETLSTLQVTSHIHRTRNKKSKYSSSSGGDSSCEERKKYHRRCKPVTPLLITEACQSDTIGESEFTSTSAADESCDTVIYLGPSGGCISDGELTDLEHPPIEKENLKKIKGTDNKNLNKLKPFYRNNRFYKSAPLKSSTNLKNSFSEKPIIVNVDLCSSQCSTTKEENSQNSPIKKSNKNQQQKKLSSDAKALDDSLLTCSKFLQTDNVEKFSLANRNCFSENNSPMKIAPVNNTETISSTTLNNKFIPCSSTATLENFERQLVTKIAERIALETEFDPTNEHEHIFGSTHEHNCKVEMDESNESHTFFIDDGLESIGTRLNTSSCYGDLNYDEDFVQSDRIVEKCHKWNKCNDNWDTIVQYNSEDDTDEQTNVKLRSHGFCFNMNVNKDFSNRVPSKGHLCEGLSSGYESMRCESYVNIHDDKETHYNKSERKQEVNPVKCCEQVQMLLKERDKLNKELQLTLNKLVKIDISVDGKVDEYIQDYKASEAADILTKENRILEKKVLLCKSHLLLVSSCDLTNKPKKHFIKSPFKKITKKIRSKLKKN; encoded by the exons ATGTCTGgtctgcattttttaaatactaaaaagtcTAATTTTGAGCCATACTATCTTCTGCTTACCCTCAAG GTGAAGGTTGTTCTTCGACTTGTAAGCTGTAAAAATCAAGAAGATGGAATTATTAGGGCAGAAGCTAAACAAGTATTTTTGAGGGAGCCTTCTCACAATCATGCTGCAAATTTTAATTCGGCTCCCAAAATATTTTCCTTTGATCAAATATTCAGCAGCTCTACCCCACAAAAAGATATTTGTGCAAATGTATTAACAGAGTTACTTACTAATGTTGTAAATGGTAATGATGCTTGCTTGTTAACCTATGGCTATCCAAAATTGG gGAAAAGTAGAATTATGATAGGTCGAGATGAGTCTTCTGATAACATTGGTTTAATACCTTGTGCTATTTCATGGTTGTATCAATTAATTGAAGATAGAAAACAAAG aacAGGTGCCAGATTTTCTATTTGCGTGTCTGCTGTTGAAGTTGTTGGAAAATCAGAAAACATCAATGATctactttttaaagaaa gttataataacttaaaaaatactgtTCAACCAAGGTTTAATCTACCTAATGATCGTGTCTCTGCTATTCAG ctatCTGACTTTACAGAGCTTCGTGCTCCAAATGCACAGCGAGCTGCCTATTACTTTGATGCTGCCCTTGCCTCACGTTCTAAGCCTAAGATTTCTATTGGCGATAACCCAGACCTTTTTATCAATGATATTGAGGAAAATAAAAATCCAAATCTAATATTTACCTTGCATGTGTATCAATATACTGTTGATAAAGTTGGAACTGGAGAAA TTCATGGTGGAAGGTCGCATCTGCACTTTATTGATTTGTCTGGCTGTAGTAGAAACAGCCGTAGTCGAGATACAGGTCAAGGTTCTTGGTTAACACTATCAGCACTTAGCAATGTAGTTACATCACTTGCAAATGGTGCAAAACATATTCCTCACAGAAACAGTAAGTTAACAACTCTTCTTAGGGAAGCTATGGGTTCTATTTCAACAAGAATTACAATCATAAGCCATGTTTCtgaggataaaaaaaaatattcagaaacaTTATCTACATTACAAGTAACTTCCCATATTCATCGAACTCGTAATAAGAAAAGCAAG tactCAAGCTCATCTGGTGGAGATAGTTCTtgtgaagaaagaaaaaagtatcACAGGCGGTGTAAACCAGTAACCCCTTTACTGATAACTGAAGCCTGCCAATCTGATACTATAGGGGAGTCAGAATTTACTTCAACAAGCGCTGCGGATGAATCATGTGACACTGTAATTTACTTAGGGCCTTCAGGAGGATGTATTAGTGATGGGGAGCTTACAGATCTTGAACATCCCCCTATTgaaaaggaaaatttaaaaaaaattaaaggaacagataataaaaacttaaacaaattaaaaccattttacagaaacaatagattttataaATCTGCTCCTTTGAAGTCatctacaaatttaaaaaatagtttttctgaAAAACCAATAATAGTAAATGTTGACCTATGTAGTTCTCAATGCTCAACAACAAAAGAAGAAAATTCACAAAACTCAcccataaaaaaatcaaacaaaaaccaacaacaaaaaaagttatcgTCAGATGCAAAAGCTCTCGATGATTCTTTACTTacttgttcaaaatttttacaaacagACAATGTTGAAAAATTCAGTTTAGCAAATAGAAATTGTTTTAGTGAAAATAACTCTCCCATGAAAATAGCTCCAGTTAATAACACTGAAACAATTTCATctacaactttaaataataaatttatccCTTGCTCTAGTACAGCCACTTTAGAAAACTTTGAAAGACAATTGGTAACAAAGATTGCAGAGAGAATCGCTCTTGAAACAGAGTTTGACCCCACAAATGAACATGAACACATTTTTGGCTCCACACATGAACATAATTGCAAAGTTGAAATGGATGAAAGTAATGAAAGTCACACGTTTTTTATTGATGACGGTCTAGAAAGTATTGGGACAAGACTAAATACAAGTTCATGTTACGGTGACCTGAATTACGATGAAGATTTTGTACAGTCTGATAGAATAGTTGAGAAATGTCATAAATGGAACAAGTGCAATGATAATTGGGATACTATTGTTCAATATAATAGTGAAGATGATACTGATGAACAAACCAACGTGAAATTAAG atCACATGGTTTTTGCTTTAACATGAatgttaataaagatttttcaaatagAGTTCCATCGAAAG gtCATTTATGCGAGGGATTAAGCAGTGGTTACGAAAGTATGAGATGTGAAAGCTATGTGAACATACACGACGATAAAGAAACTCATTATAACAAGAGTGAAAGAAAACAAG aagtaaATCCGGTGAAGTGCTGCGAACAAGTTCAAATGCTCTTGAAGGAAAGGGACAAACTTAATAAGGAATTgcaattaactttaaacaaactTGTCAAGATTGATATTTCGGTTGACGGCAAAGTTGACG aatACATACAAGATTATAAAGCTAGTGAAGCAGCtgatattttaactaaagaaaATCGAATTTTGGAGAAAAAAGTGTTATTGTGCAAATCTCACCTTCTCTTAGTCTCATCATGTGATCTAACAAATAAgcctaaaaaacattttattaaaagcccatttaaaaaaataacgaaaaaGATCCGGtcgaaattaaagaaaaattag